In Zingiber officinale cultivar Zhangliang chromosome 6A, Zo_v1.1, whole genome shotgun sequence, a single genomic region encodes these proteins:
- the LOC121994592 gene encoding probable F-box protein At4g22030 — protein MAALQARGLIFPSSSSSSHGYQRVRALLRVPVDLGTLGVSLPKLPQIAKRQEGRISLGELDKIDANSSRSPPPAMADELVLSKMYAVLEAIADRAEMHAIIGEQRNNWNHLFTSSVNSITLAASLMAGVASISAAGDPLAFKVSSAILFAAAAGIMMITSKIQPSQLAEEQRNATRLWRQLGRSIETSLGHRFPTDRDVSEAVEKMLALEKAYPLPLVPGMLEKFPAVVEPTRWWPKIQPKRPRATHAGNGWSKDLEEEMKGALRVLKVKDEEEYIKLSNLALNVNKALATAGPLLACAAAMSSGLIGSPALGPLPAFVSVVGGVLAATVNTLEHGGQVGMVFELFRNCAGLYRRLQEEIESNLEEEEANRRENGEVFEMKIALQLGRSVSELRELAAYASPSLEDEDIKECAGKLF, from the coding sequence ATGGCAGCCTTGCAAGCCCGAGGCCTAATTTTCCCCTCATCCTCTTCTTCGAGCCACGGCTACCAGAGGGTCCGTGCTCTTCTCAGAGTTCCTGTCGACCTTGGAACACTTGGAGTCTCCCTGCCCAAGCTTCCACAGATCGCCAAGCGGCAAGAAGGTCGAATTAGCCTCGGAGAACTCGATAAGATTGACGCCAACAGCAGCCGATCGCCACCACCTGCAATGGCCGACGAGCTCGTGCTCTCGAAGATGTACGCCGTACTGGAAGCGATCGCCGACCGAGCCGAGATGCACGCCATCATCGGAGAGCAGAGGAACAACTGGAACCACCTCTTCACCAGCTCCGTCAACTCCATCACCCTCGCCGCCTCCTTGATGGCCGGTGTCGCATCCATCTCTGCCGCCGGCGACCCCTTGGCCTTCAAGGTGTCGTCCGCCATCCTGTTCGCGGCCGCAGCGGGGATCATGATGATCACGAGCAAGATTCAGCCCTCACAGTTGGCGGAGGAACAAAGAAATGCGACGCGGTTGTGGAGGCAGCTCGGGAGGTCCATCGAAACAAGTCTCGGCCACCGATTCCCCACCGATCGCGACGTCTCGGAGGCAGTAGAGAAGATGCTGGCGCTTGAGAAGGCCTACCCGCTTCCCCTGGTCCCGGGGATGCTGGAGAAGTTCCCGGCGGTAGTCGAACCCACTCGGTGGTGGCCTAAAATTCAACCGAAGCGACCACGAGCAACGCACGCCGGCAATGGCTGGAGCAAAGATCTCGAAGAGGAGATGAAGGGAGCGCTCAGAGTGCTCAAAGTAAAAGACGAGGAAGAGTACATTAAGCTGAGTAACTTGGCGCTGAACGTCAACAAGGCCTTGGCCACGGCCGGACCTCTTCTCGCATGCGCCGCCGCGATGAGCTCCGGCTTGATAGGTTCCCCTGCGCTCGGTCCGTTGCCGGCATTTGTGAGCGTCGTCGGCGGCGTGCTTGCGGCGACAGTGAACACATTGGAGCACGGTGGGCAAGTGGGGATGGTGTTCGAGCTGTTCCGCAACTGCGCAGGGTTGTACCGGAGGTTGCAGGAGGAGATCGAGAGCAacctggaggaggaggaggccaaTAGGAGGGAGAACGGCGAGGTGTTTGAGATGAAGATAGCGCTGCAATTGGGAAGAAGCGTGTCTGAGCTCAGAGAACTCGCAGCCTATGCGTCTCCTTCGCTCGAAGACGAAGACATCAAGGAGTGCGCTGGGAAGCTGTTTTGA